A portion of the Cryptomeria japonica chromosome 5, Sugi_1.0, whole genome shotgun sequence genome contains these proteins:
- the LOC131066261 gene encoding uncharacterized protein LOC131066261 produces the protein MAAKVHCETKLHVRFPNQKAVTATRVILKLEDPWPHCPELIKPLKDDRTCSGINNCSDSMQERMEGYGTQDTREILKQTMLKQEEIFQGQVRELHRLYQVQKVLMADLKIKSLGKSKLDSATTQKSHFIFQLGSDHVASEGKRNVRDPPNIFVTDKDKISYRLPICGTDRDHTPFSDFLGKGLPIGLSPKESKDSSQDFSRLQPSRATCRNFDLEQPAAEYVSDKVTHTNNDDRILRIAVKNSTKEDKSLNFSMFLHPDSDVELTLGTGYGKGKTVSNYQKTPSNLGLAFPEFKREQPIECRGPIFNDELKLYSPTSVRSEVTIPENIRTLEGTQASGKEHKNIDKCRTGWQRFDIDGEKSSKERNFLDLHIGERPKQENIKQPPWLLQALNLSRT, from the exons ATGGCAGCAAAAGTGCATTGTGAAACGAAGTTGCATGTAAGATTCCCAAACCAAAAAGCAGTCACGGCAACACGAGTAATATTGAAGCTTGAAGATCCTTGGCCACACTGTCCTGAGTTGATCAAACCATTAAAAGACGATCGAACTTGTAGTGGAATCAACAATTGCAGTGATTCCATGCAAGAAAGAATGGAAGGATATGGAACACAAGATACTAGGGAAATTCTTAAGCAGACAATGCTTAAACAAGAAGAAATTTTCCAAGGACAG GTCCGAGAACTGCATCGTCTATACCAAGTTCAGAAGGTGTTGATGGCTGATCTTAAAATCAAATCACTTGGCAAATCAAAGTTGGATTCAGCAACAACACAAAAAAGTCATTTCATATTTCAATTGGGATCAGATCATGTTGCATCAGAAGGCAAAAGGAATGTCAGGGATCCACCCAATATTTTTGTGACAGACAAGGACAAAATAAGTTACAGACTGCCTATTTGTGGCACGGATAGAGATCACACCCCTTTTTCTGATTTTCTTGGAAAAGGCCTACCAATTGGGTTGAGTCCAAAAGAAAGCAAAGATAGCTCACAAGACTTTTCTAGGTTGCAACCTAGTAGAGCTACTTGCAGGAATTTTGATCTTGAACAGCCTGCTGCAGAATATGTGAGTGACAAGGTGACACATACAAACAATGATGACAGAATTTTAAGAATAGCCGTAAAAAATTCTACAAAAGAAGATAAATCACTAAATTTCAGTATGTTTCTTCATCCAGATAGTGATGTGGAGCTGACCTTAGGTACTGGATATGGAAAAGGTAAAACAGTATCTAATTATCAGAAAACTCCTTCAAATTTAGGTTTGGCTTTCCCAGAGTTTAAAAGAGAACAGCCAATAGAATGCAGAGGTCCAATATTTAATGATGAATTAAAACTCTACTCTCCAACTTCAGTTAGGTCTGAAGTCACCATTCCAGAAAATATCAGAACATTGGAAGGGACTCAAGCAAGCGGCAAGGAACATAAAAATATCGACAAGTGTAGGACTGGATGGCAAAGGTTTGATATTGATGGTGAGAAAAGCAGTAAGGAGAGGAACTTCCTTGATCTTCATATTGGTGAAAGaccaaaacaagaaaatattaaacAGCCTCCTTGGCTTCTTCAAGCTTTGAACCTGAGCAGGACATAA